AGGGAATCAGGCTGGGGAATCAGGAGAGGGCAACGGAAGCGACGAGAAGCACGGTGATTTCGCTCAGCTGCTGCAGCGCACCGACCGTGTCGCCGGTCTGGCCGCTGATCTGGTTGAGGCAGAGAGCACGGAAGGCGGTAAACAGCAGGCCAAGCAGGATGAGCGCGACAATGGCGCCGCCGAGCCCGAGCAGCAGCAGAGGGACGGCGCCGAGCACCGCGCCAACTACAGCGGTTTGAGCCGAGACTGTCCCGGCACCGGCAGAGAGCCCTTCGGCGCGCGCGGGGGGTAGGAGATGCATGAAAGCGCCGAGAACGCCGCGCGAGGCCGCATGTGCCGCCAGGAGGGTGAACAGGGCCTGTGTAGGATCAACGACCTGCGACAGCACGCTCCAGCGGGTCAGCAGCGACAGAGCCAGCGCCGAAGCACCATAGGCGCCGATGCGACTGTCGCGCATGATCTCCAGTTTTCGGCCACGCGACTTGCCGCCGCCTAAACCATCCGCGACATCGGAAAGCCCGTCCTCATGCAGGCAGCCGGTGCTGAGTATCGTTGCCGAAAGCGCGAGTGCCGCCGCCGGACCCATGGCCAGGCCAAACCGTTCCGCGGTGGCAAAGACGATCGCGCCGATCAGGCCGACGGCAAGGCCGGCGACGGGCGCGGCCCAGATCGCGGCGGCAAGGCTGCGGCCGCGAAATTCGATGACCG
The nucleotide sequence above comes from Mesorhizobium shangrilense. Encoded proteins:
- a CDS encoding adenosylcobinamide-GDP ribazoletransferase, encoding MLKIRSTAPSPRQILDDIALCLVFFTRLPLPVIEFRGRSLAAAIWAAPVAGLAVGLIGAIVFATAERFGLAMGPAAALALSATILSTGCLHEDGLSDVADGLGGGKSRGRKLEIMRDSRIGAYGASALALSLLTRWSVLSQVVDPTQALFTLLAAHAASRGVLGAFMHLLPPARAEGLSAGAGTVSAQTAVVGAVLGAVPLLLLGLGGAIVALILLGLLFTAFRALCLNQISGQTGDTVGALQQLSEITVLLVASVALS